One window from the genome of Rhodococcus sp. ABRD24 encodes:
- the ribD gene encoding bifunctional diaminohydroxyphosphoribosylaminopyrimidine deaminase/5-amino-6-(5-phosphoribosylamino)uracil reductase RibD: MRLAIDASHGVRGTTSPNPPVGAVILDASGEVVGVGATRPPGGAHAEVVALAAAGDRARGGTAVVTLEPCNHRGRTGPCAQALIEAGVAAVHFAVVDPNAAAAGGADTLRKAGVDVSSGVLADKVEQGPLRAWLHRQRTGRPHVTWKLAATLDGRSAAADGTSQWITGPQARARVHADRARLDAIVVGTGTVLADDPWLTARLPDGSLAAHQPLRVVVGTREIPSTARVLDGAAPTLILRTHDVDEVLAALADRDDVLVEGGPRLAGAFLAAGRIDRIQAYLAPVVLGAGSHAVEDAGVRTIAEALRFRRESVEPIGEDLLLNLIPLGSSVE; the protein is encoded by the coding sequence ATGCGGCTCGCGATCGATGCGTCGCACGGGGTGCGTGGCACCACCAGCCCCAATCCGCCTGTCGGTGCAGTAATCCTGGACGCGTCCGGCGAGGTGGTCGGCGTGGGTGCGACCCGGCCGCCCGGCGGTGCGCATGCCGAGGTGGTCGCGCTCGCCGCGGCCGGCGACCGGGCCCGCGGCGGCACTGCGGTGGTGACCCTCGAACCCTGCAACCACCGGGGGCGAACCGGCCCGTGCGCGCAGGCGCTGATCGAGGCGGGCGTCGCAGCGGTGCACTTCGCGGTCGTCGATCCGAACGCCGCCGCGGCGGGTGGCGCCGACACCCTGCGGAAGGCAGGGGTGGACGTGTCGTCGGGTGTACTTGCCGACAAGGTCGAACAGGGGCCGCTGCGCGCCTGGCTGCACCGGCAGCGGACCGGGCGACCGCACGTGACCTGGAAGCTCGCCGCCACGCTGGACGGCCGCAGTGCCGCCGCCGACGGCACCAGCCAGTGGATCACCGGGCCGCAGGCGCGGGCTCGGGTGCATGCCGACCGTGCGCGTCTCGACGCGATCGTCGTCGGCACGGGAACGGTCCTGGCGGACGATCCGTGGCTGACCGCGCGGCTACCCGACGGCTCGCTCGCTGCGCACCAGCCGCTGCGTGTCGTGGTCGGAACCCGAGAGATCCCCTCCACTGCAAGGGTTCTGGACGGTGCGGCCCCGACGCTGATCCTGCGCACCCATGACGTCGACGAGGTCCTCGCGGCCCTGGCGGACCGCGACGATGTTCTCGTCGAGGGTGGGCCGCGGCTTGCCGGGGCGTTCCTGGCCGCGGGCCGGATCGACCGGATACAGGCGTACCTCGCACCGGTGGTTCTCGGCGCGGGGTCCCACGCAGTGGAAGACGCCGGCGTCCGCACCATTGCCGAGGCGCTACGGTTTCGGCGGGAGAGCGTCGAGCCGATCGGCGAAGACCTGTTGTTGAACCTGATCCCGCTGGGATCGTCAGTGGAGTGA
- a CDS encoding phosphoketolase family protein, with protein sequence MAANYLTVAQIYLRDNVLLHRPLVPTDIKPRLLGHWGTSPGLSLVYAHLNRLITRTGANVMFVAGPGHGGPAVVANAYLEGTYSELYPEVTPDEAGLRRLARQFSTPGGIPSHSGVETPGSINEGGELGYSLAHAAGAAMDNPDLIVACVVGDGEAETGPLAASWKAPFFLDPAHDGAVLPILHLNGYKISGPTVLGRRSDDEVASLLRAHGWDPTVVAGDDPTQVHRDLAEALDRANSTITAIRRSARESGLAERPQWPAIILRTPKGWTGPDQVDGVQVEGTFRAHQVPIADVRNDPTHLRMLEQWMRSYRPEEQFDPQGRLVPELAALAPTGDQRIGSNPHANGGKLLRPLKLPGVQNYAVTVTSPGGVHHETTRPLGDLLRDVYSANPSTFRLFSPDETNSNRLGAVFEVTDRGFMGTILPGDDHVDHHGRVMEVLSEHLCQGWLEGYLLTGRHGLFATYEAFAMVSASMTIQHTKWLERSRSLDWRAPVASLNILLTSTCWRNDHNGFSHQGPGLIDTMLSLSGGVTRVYLPPDANSLLMVAEHVFATRDCVNLLVVDKQSHPQYLTLEQARAHVGAGASVWDWAGTENGAAREPDIVLACVGDVPTEETLAAAALLRGHVPDLCVRVVNVVDLMSLAPPDVHPHGMPHERFAALFTENVDVVVAWHGYARAFHQLLHGRVHPDRFHVRGYTEQGSTTTPFDMVVLNRMSRYHLAAEALNRSRREYPGAAELAGYCERMLDRHHGYVREHLEDMPEIRNWAWPEPV encoded by the coding sequence ATGGCAGCCAACTACCTCACTGTCGCGCAGATCTATCTCCGGGACAACGTCCTGCTGCACCGCCCGCTCGTGCCGACCGACATCAAACCCCGACTTCTCGGGCACTGGGGCACCAGCCCGGGGCTCTCGCTCGTCTACGCGCATCTGAACCGGTTGATCACCCGCACCGGCGCGAACGTGATGTTCGTGGCCGGGCCCGGCCACGGCGGACCGGCGGTCGTGGCCAACGCATATCTCGAGGGAACATATTCGGAGCTGTATCCGGAGGTGACCCCGGACGAGGCGGGTCTGCGACGGCTGGCCCGCCAGTTCTCGACCCCCGGCGGCATTCCCAGCCACTCCGGAGTCGAGACACCCGGCTCGATCAACGAGGGCGGTGAACTCGGTTACTCGCTCGCACACGCGGCCGGCGCGGCGATGGACAATCCGGATCTCATCGTGGCATGCGTCGTCGGCGACGGCGAGGCCGAAACCGGGCCGCTGGCGGCGTCGTGGAAGGCGCCGTTCTTCCTCGACCCGGCACACGACGGTGCCGTTCTGCCGATCCTGCACCTCAACGGATACAAAATATCCGGACCGACGGTTCTCGGCCGCCGCTCCGACGACGAGGTCGCGAGTCTGCTGCGCGCGCATGGCTGGGATCCGACAGTGGTCGCCGGTGACGATCCGACCCAGGTGCACCGGGACCTCGCCGAGGCTCTCGACCGCGCGAACTCCACCATCACCGCGATCCGGCGCAGCGCCCGCGAGTCGGGTCTCGCCGAGCGGCCGCAGTGGCCGGCGATCATCCTGCGCACACCCAAAGGCTGGACCGGACCGGACCAGGTCGACGGCGTCCAGGTGGAGGGCACGTTCCGGGCACACCAGGTGCCGATTGCCGACGTGCGCAACGATCCCACGCACCTGCGGATGCTCGAGCAGTGGATGCGGTCCTACCGGCCGGAGGAGCAGTTCGACCCGCAAGGTCGTCTGGTTCCCGAGCTCGCCGCGCTGGCGCCGACCGGGGACCAGCGCATCGGATCGAACCCGCATGCCAATGGCGGCAAGCTCCTCCGCCCACTGAAGCTTCCCGGTGTGCAGAACTACGCGGTGACGGTCACGAGCCCCGGTGGGGTCCACCACGAGACGACCCGTCCGCTCGGAGACCTGTTGCGCGACGTCTACTCCGCCAATCCCAGCACCTTCCGCCTGTTCTCCCCGGACGAGACCAACAGCAACCGGCTCGGCGCAGTGTTCGAGGTGACCGACCGCGGCTTCATGGGCACGATCCTCCCCGGCGACGATCACGTCGACCATCACGGACGTGTGATGGAAGTACTCTCCGAGCACCTGTGCCAGGGCTGGCTCGAGGGCTACCTCCTCACCGGCCGGCACGGACTGTTCGCGACCTACGAGGCATTCGCCATGGTGAGCGCGTCGATGACGATCCAGCACACCAAGTGGCTCGAGCGGTCCCGCTCCCTCGACTGGCGGGCTCCGGTGGCGAGCCTGAACATCTTGCTCACCTCGACGTGCTGGCGCAACGACCACAACGGGTTCTCCCACCAGGGCCCCGGGCTGATCGACACGATGCTGTCGCTGTCCGGCGGTGTCACGCGGGTGTACCTGCCGCCGGACGCGAACTCGCTGCTGATGGTCGCCGAGCACGTGTTCGCGACCCGTGACTGCGTCAATCTGCTGGTCGTCGACAAGCAATCGCATCCGCAGTACCTGACGCTCGAGCAGGCGCGGGCCCATGTCGGCGCGGGCGCCTCGGTATGGGACTGGGCCGGCACGGAGAACGGCGCCGCGCGCGAACCCGACATCGTGCTCGCGTGCGTCGGAGACGTTCCCACCGAGGAGACCCTCGCCGCGGCGGCCCTGCTCCGCGGCCACGTACCCGACCTGTGCGTCCGGGTGGTCAACGTCGTCGATCTGATGTCGCTCGCGCCACCGGACGTGCACCCCCACGGAATGCCCCACGAGCGATTCGCCGCATTGTTCACCGAGAACGTCGACGTCGTCGTCGCATGGCACGGTTACGCACGAGCGTTCCATCAACTCCTGCACGGGCGGGTGCACCCGGACCGATTCCACGTCCGCGGGTACACCGAGCAGGGATCGACGACAACGCCGTTCGACATGGTGGTGCTCAACCGGATGAGCCGCTACCACCTCGCGGCGGAAGCGCTGAACCGCAGCCGCCGCGAGTACCCGGGCGCAGCAGAACTCGCCGGATACTGCGAGCGCATGCTCGACCGGCACCACGGCTACGTGCGCGAACACCTCGAGGATATGCCCGAGATTCGCAACTGGGCCTGGCCGGAGCCGGTCTAG
- a CDS encoding PH domain-containing protein, with product MTGNGDWEFEVRSKKSARYAMMAAGVLVLVHVTLAVLLRSSATGVYFRTVDQFAMAGIGCLLAGGVLLLTRPRLRVGPQGIGVRNVLGERIVEWDLDQGMSFPEGASWARIELPDDEYVPVMAIQANDREHAVQAVRRFRELEAKYTSPAAR from the coding sequence ATGACAGGCAACGGCGACTGGGAGTTCGAGGTCCGCTCCAAGAAGTCTGCGCGGTACGCGATGATGGCGGCCGGGGTGCTCGTGCTGGTGCACGTCACCCTCGCGGTGCTGCTGCGGTCGTCGGCAACCGGTGTGTACTTCCGGACCGTCGACCAGTTCGCGATGGCGGGCATCGGCTGTCTGCTTGCCGGAGGTGTGCTGCTGCTCACTCGTCCCCGCCTACGCGTCGGCCCGCAGGGGATCGGGGTGCGCAACGTCCTCGGCGAGCGGATCGTCGAGTGGGATCTGGATCAGGGCATGTCGTTCCCGGAGGGAGCGTCTTGGGCACGGATCGAGCTGCCCGACGACGAGTACGTGCCCGTGATGGCGATCCAGGCGAACGACCGCGAGCACGCGGTGCAGGCGGTGCGCAGGTTCCGGGAGCTCGAAGCGAAGTACACGAGCCCCGCGGCTCGCTGA
- a CDS encoding riboflavin synthase — translation MFTGIVEELGEIVAKEELADAARFTVRGPVVTSDAGHGDSIAVNGVCLTVVDVVDDGAFTADVMRETLVRSSLGALDIGSRVNLERAAAVNSRLGGHIVQGHVDTVGSVICREPSENWTVVRISLPASIARYVVQKGSITVDGVSLTVSALGGEPGDEYFEISLIPTTLALTTLGSAEPGTRVNLEVDVIAKYVERLHTVAGR, via the coding sequence ATGTTCACCGGAATCGTCGAGGAGCTCGGCGAGATCGTGGCCAAGGAGGAGCTGGCGGATGCCGCCCGCTTCACCGTGCGGGGTCCCGTCGTCACTTCCGACGCGGGCCACGGCGACTCGATCGCGGTCAACGGTGTGTGCCTGACGGTCGTCGACGTGGTCGACGATGGGGCGTTCACTGCGGACGTCATGCGCGAGACCCTGGTTCGCTCGAGCCTGGGCGCGCTCGACATCGGTAGCCGGGTCAACCTGGAGCGCGCCGCCGCGGTGAACAGCCGACTGGGCGGGCACATCGTCCAGGGCCATGTCGACACTGTCGGGTCGGTCATCTGCCGCGAGCCGTCCGAGAATTGGACCGTCGTGCGGATCTCGCTGCCGGCGAGCATTGCGCGTTACGTCGTGCAGAAGGGCTCTATCACCGTCGACGGTGTCTCCCTCACGGTCTCCGCGCTGGGCGGGGAGCCGGGCGACGAGTACTTCGAGATCTCGCTGATCCCGACGACCCTGGCGCTGACCACGCTCGGCTCGGCCGAACCGGGCACCCGGGTCAATCTGGAGGTCGATGTGATCGCCAAGTACGTCGAGCGATTGCACACCGTCGCCGGCCGCTAG
- the ribH gene encoding 6,7-dimethyl-8-ribityllumazine synthase, whose protein sequence is MSGEGRPDLQLGMAKSLTLAIVAGQWHPEISEALIAGARRVAKQAQIEDVTLVRVAGAIELPIVAQELAKSHDAVVALGVVIRGGTPHFEYVCDAVTAGLTRVSLDENTPVGNGVLTTDNEQQALDRSGLPGSVEDKGGEACAAAIDTAVTLAQLRRKRAGTASR, encoded by the coding sequence GTGAGCGGCGAGGGACGCCCCGATCTGCAGCTGGGCATGGCCAAGAGCCTCACGCTCGCGATCGTGGCGGGTCAGTGGCATCCGGAGATCAGCGAGGCGCTGATTGCCGGTGCCCGCCGGGTCGCGAAGCAGGCGCAGATCGAAGATGTGACGCTGGTTCGCGTGGCGGGTGCGATCGAACTGCCCATCGTCGCGCAGGAACTTGCCAAGTCGCACGATGCTGTCGTGGCACTCGGTGTCGTGATCCGTGGTGGCACACCGCATTTCGAGTACGTGTGTGATGCCGTCACCGCCGGTCTGACCCGGGTCTCGCTGGACGAGAACACGCCGGTCGGCAACGGTGTCCTCACCACGGACAACGAGCAGCAGGCGCTGGACCGGTCGGGTCTGCCCGGGTCGGTCGAGGACAAGGGCGGTGAGGCGTGTGCCGCAGCTATCGACACTGCGGTGACTCTTGCACAGCTGCGGCGCAAGCGGGCGGGGACGGCATCCCGATGA
- the rpe gene encoding ribulose-phosphate 3-epimerase → MATPMIAPSILSADFARLAEEADAVSGADWLHVDVMDAHFVPNLTLGLPVVQSLLKATAIPLDCHLMIDDPGRWAPPYAEAGAHNVTFHAEATDDPIGVARDIRAAGAKAGLSIKPNTPIEPYLEILKNFDTLLVMSVEPGFGGQSFIPSVLDKARAVRRLVDAGELRLLVEIDGGINVDTIEQAAEAGIDCFVAGSAVYGAADPAAAVRGLREQAAKASPHLTLAI, encoded by the coding sequence GTGGCAACCCCGATGATCGCACCGTCCATTCTTTCCGCCGATTTCGCGCGCCTGGCCGAGGAGGCCGATGCGGTCTCCGGCGCCGACTGGCTGCACGTGGACGTCATGGACGCCCACTTCGTGCCGAACCTCACGCTCGGCCTGCCGGTCGTGCAGAGTCTGCTGAAGGCCACCGCCATCCCACTCGATTGCCATCTGATGATCGACGATCCCGGTCGCTGGGCGCCGCCGTACGCGGAGGCCGGCGCGCACAATGTCACGTTCCACGCCGAGGCCACCGACGATCCGATCGGGGTCGCCCGCGACATCCGCGCGGCCGGTGCCAAGGCGGGCCTGAGCATCAAGCCGAACACCCCGATCGAGCCGTACCTCGAGATCCTGAAGAACTTCGACACCCTCCTCGTCATGAGCGTCGAGCCCGGCTTCGGTGGTCAGTCGTTCATTCCTTCCGTCCTCGACAAGGCCCGCGCTGTGCGCAGGCTGGTCGACGCCGGTGAGCTGCGACTGCTCGTCGAGATCGACGGCGGCATCAACGTCGATACCATCGAGCAGGCTGCCGAGGCCGGCATCGACTGTTTCGTCGCTGGTTCGGCTGTGTACGGCGCCGCGGATCCCGCGGCCGCGGTGCGTGGGCTGCGCGAGCAGGCGGCCAAGGCGTCGCCGCACCTGACGCTGGCGATCTGA
- a CDS encoding zinc-binding alcohol dehydrogenase family protein, giving the protein MRAWRTTRPGPLSDRPLQMGRELLPRPTRSELLVKVLACGVCRTDLHVVEGELPPHRLNVIPGHEVIGEVVGAGADAGHRFEIGQRVGVAWLRGTCGHCRYCIRGDENLCPYSSYTGWDADGGYAEYTTVPVDYALELPTGYPIVELAPLLCAGIIGYRSLLRADLPEGGRLGIYGFGGSAHLTAQVALARGARVHVMTRGEQARELAFSLGATSVQGATDPPPEPLDSAILFAPIGDLVPPALEALDAGGTLALAGIHLSDIPSLNYQRHLFRERQIRSVTANTRGDAREFLAFAQQHRLRVTAHRYSLDAADRALADLAGGVFGGAAVLVP; this is encoded by the coding sequence ATGCGTGCCTGGCGGACGACCAGACCCGGCCCGCTGTCCGATCGCCCACTCCAGATGGGCCGGGAACTGCTGCCGCGTCCGACGCGGTCGGAGCTGCTCGTCAAGGTCCTCGCGTGTGGAGTGTGCCGCACTGATCTGCATGTCGTGGAGGGCGAGTTGCCGCCGCACCGGCTCAATGTGATTCCCGGCCATGAGGTGATCGGTGAGGTCGTCGGGGCAGGTGCGGACGCAGGCCATCGGTTCGAGATAGGACAGCGGGTCGGTGTCGCGTGGCTGCGCGGGACCTGTGGGCATTGCCGGTACTGCATCCGTGGCGACGAGAATCTGTGTCCGTACTCGAGCTACACGGGATGGGATGCGGACGGCGGGTATGCCGAATACACGACCGTGCCCGTCGACTATGCACTCGAACTCCCCACGGGCTATCCGATCGTCGAACTCGCGCCACTGCTGTGTGCGGGGATCATCGGATACCGCTCACTACTGCGTGCGGACCTGCCGGAGGGTGGCCGCCTCGGGATCTACGGGTTCGGCGGCAGCGCGCACCTCACCGCGCAGGTGGCGCTGGCGCGCGGCGCCCGCGTGCATGTGATGACCCGTGGCGAACAGGCGCGGGAGCTCGCCTTCAGCCTCGGCGCGACATCGGTGCAGGGCGCCACCGATCCACCGCCGGAGCCGTTGGACTCGGCGATCCTGTTTGCTCCCATCGGTGACCTCGTCCCGCCGGCGCTGGAAGCGCTGGACGCGGGTGGCACGCTGGCACTGGCGGGTATTCACCTGAGCGACATTCCGTCGCTGAACTATCAGCGACACCTGTTCCGGGAAAGGCAGATCCGCAGCGTGACAGCAAACACTCGGGGCGACGCCCGTGAGTTCCTCGCATTCGCGCAGCAGCATCGGCTGCGGGTCACCGCGCACCGCTATTCGCTCGACGCCGCAGACCGCGCGCTCGCGGATCTGGCAGGGGGCGTGTTCGGAGGTGCAGCAGTCCTGGTGCCGTGA
- a CDS encoding bifunctional 3,4-dihydroxy-2-butanone-4-phosphate synthase/GTP cyclohydrolase II — MTRFDSIERAVADIAAGKAVVVVDDEDRENEGDLIFAAEKATPELVAFMVRYTSGYLCVPLDGEDCDRLGLPPMYATNQDKHGTAYTVTVDARDGIGTGISASDRAATMRLLADPDSGAQDFTRPGHVVPLRAKEGGVLRRPGHTEAAVDLARMADLRPAGVICEIVSQKDEGHMAQTEELRVFADDHDLALISIADLIAWRRKHEKHVVRVAEARIPTRHGDFIAVGFRSIYDDVEHVALVKGDISADDGSDVLVRVHSECLTGDVFGSLRCDCGPQLDAALDMVAQEGRGVVLYMRGHEGRGIGLMHKLQAYQLQDAGSDTVDANLQLGLPADARDYGIGAQILVDLGIKSMRLLTNNPAKRVGLDGYGLQITDRVPMPLRANSENLTYLRTKRDRMGHDLIGLDEFEAGDAL, encoded by the coding sequence GTGACCAGGTTCGACAGCATCGAGCGCGCAGTCGCTGATATCGCCGCCGGTAAGGCGGTCGTCGTCGTCGATGACGAGGACCGTGAGAACGAAGGTGATCTCATCTTCGCCGCCGAGAAGGCCACCCCCGAGCTGGTGGCGTTCATGGTCCGCTACACCTCGGGCTACCTTTGTGTCCCGCTCGACGGTGAGGACTGCGACCGTCTCGGCCTGCCGCCGATGTACGCGACCAATCAGGACAAGCACGGCACCGCGTACACGGTCACCGTCGATGCGCGCGATGGCATCGGCACGGGCATCTCGGCCTCCGACCGCGCGGCGACGATGCGTCTGCTCGCAGATCCGGACAGTGGCGCCCAGGACTTCACGCGTCCCGGTCATGTCGTGCCGTTGCGGGCGAAGGAGGGCGGCGTACTGCGTCGCCCCGGACACACCGAGGCCGCAGTCGATCTCGCCCGGATGGCGGATCTGCGCCCGGCGGGCGTGATCTGCGAGATCGTCAGTCAGAAGGACGAGGGCCATATGGCCCAGACCGAGGAACTGCGCGTCTTCGCCGACGACCACGATCTGGCCCTGATCTCGATCGCCGATCTCATCGCATGGCGCCGCAAGCACGAAAAGCATGTGGTGCGCGTCGCCGAGGCCCGGATCCCCACTCGCCACGGCGACTTCATTGCTGTCGGCTTCCGCAGCATCTACGACGACGTCGAGCACGTTGCCCTCGTCAAGGGCGATATCAGCGCGGACGACGGCAGCGATGTGCTGGTGCGGGTGCACTCCGAATGCCTCACCGGTGACGTTTTCGGTTCGCTGCGCTGCGACTGCGGCCCACAGCTCGACGCCGCACTCGACATGGTCGCGCAGGAGGGCCGTGGTGTGGTCCTGTACATGCGTGGGCACGAGGGTCGCGGCATCGGCCTGATGCACAAGCTGCAGGCGTACCAATTGCAGGACGCCGGTTCGGACACCGTCGACGCCAACCTCCAGCTGGGCTTGCCCGCCGATGCGCGGGACTACGGCATCGGCGCGCAGATTCTGGTGGATCTCGGTATCAAGTCGATGCGGTTGCTGACGAACAACCCAGCCAAGCGGGTGGGACTGGACGGCTACGGCCTGCAGATCACCGATCGCGTGCCGATGCCGCTGCGTGCGAATTCCGAGAATCTGACCTATCTGCGCACCAAGCGGGACCGGATGGGTCACGACCTGATCGGGCTCGACGAGTTCGAGGCCGGGGACGCGCTGTGA
- a CDS encoding transcription antitermination factor NusB, with product MSESRRPARGSGRRPGGAGERSNNKPRQAKRPDPAQASIDQPRRAARDVLRAVRERDAYANLVLPGLLRERRLDGRDAALATELAYGTARARGLLDAVIASCAGRPIEDIDGPLLDVLQLGAYQLLRTRVAPHAAVATSVDLVRAEFGSGKAGFVNAVLRRVSEQTEDQWVAQLAPDTDKDPVGHLAFKYAHPTWIAQAFADALGADAAELQDVLIADDSRPAVHLVARPGEISAEELALITGGEVGPYSPYAVHLDGGDPGLLDAVREGLAGVQDEGSQLVARALTLAPLDGPDSGRWLDLCAGPGGKAALLGALAGIEGGRLDAVEPVEHRAELIRKTTRGLPVDVHVADGRDPGLDGGYDRILVDAPCTGLGALRRRPEARWRRQPSDVAGLVKLQRELLASALELVRPGGVVLYSTCSPHVSETVGVVADAVRRYGAVPLDTRELVPGVADLGDGPGVQLWPHRHGTDAMFMAALRRPLDA from the coding sequence GTGAGCGAGTCGAGGCGTCCGGCACGCGGTTCCGGTCGGCGGCCGGGTGGGGCAGGGGAACGCAGCAACAACAAGCCGCGGCAGGCCAAGCGACCCGATCCGGCGCAGGCGTCGATCGATCAGCCGCGCCGTGCTGCCCGGGACGTGCTGCGCGCAGTCCGGGAACGCGACGCCTACGCCAATCTCGTTCTGCCGGGACTGCTCCGGGAGCGTCGGCTCGACGGCCGCGATGCGGCCCTGGCGACAGAACTTGCGTACGGCACCGCTCGTGCGCGCGGTCTGCTCGACGCGGTGATCGCGTCGTGCGCGGGACGGCCGATCGAGGACATCGATGGTCCGCTGCTCGACGTGCTGCAGCTGGGCGCCTATCAGCTGCTGCGCACTCGCGTCGCCCCGCACGCGGCCGTCGCGACGTCGGTCGATCTGGTGCGTGCGGAGTTCGGTTCCGGCAAGGCCGGTTTCGTGAATGCGGTCCTGCGCCGGGTGTCGGAACAGACCGAGGATCAGTGGGTGGCCCAGCTCGCGCCCGACACCGACAAGGATCCGGTGGGTCATCTCGCGTTCAAGTACGCGCACCCCACGTGGATCGCGCAGGCGTTCGCGGACGCGCTCGGCGCCGACGCAGCGGAGCTGCAGGATGTACTCATCGCAGATGACTCTCGTCCGGCAGTGCATCTGGTGGCCCGGCCCGGTGAGATCTCTGCGGAGGAGCTCGCGCTCATCACCGGCGGCGAGGTAGGTCCGTACTCGCCGTACGCGGTGCACCTCGACGGCGGCGATCCGGGGTTGCTCGACGCGGTCCGCGAGGGGCTCGCGGGTGTGCAGGACGAGGGCAGTCAGCTGGTGGCGCGCGCCCTCACACTGGCTCCGCTCGACGGCCCCGACTCCGGACGGTGGCTGGACCTGTGCGCGGGACCGGGTGGCAAGGCCGCGTTGCTCGGCGCGCTCGCCGGAATCGAAGGCGGTCGTCTCGACGCGGTCGAACCCGTGGAGCACCGGGCCGAACTGATCCGCAAGACCACCCGCGGGCTACCGGTTGACGTGCATGTCGCGGACGGTCGTGATCCCGGACTCGACGGCGGCTACGACCGCATCCTCGTCGATGCGCCGTGCACCGGTCTGGGGGCGTTGCGCCGCCGGCCGGAGGCACGTTGGCGGCGGCAGCCGTCGGATGTGGCCGGACTGGTCAAGTTGCAGCGTGAGCTACTCGCATCGGCGCTCGAGCTCGTGCGCCCCGGTGGCGTCGTGCTGTATTCGACCTGTTCACCGCACGTGTCGGAGACCGTCGGAGTGGTCGCCGATGCGGTGCGTCGCTACGGTGCGGTCCCGCTCGACACCCGCGAGCTGGTGCCCGGCGTTGCTGACCTGGGCGACGGTCCGGGGGTGCAGTTGTGGCCGCATCGGCACGGCACCGATGCCATGTTCATGGCGGCATTGCGACGGCCGCTGGACGCCTGA